A region of the Microbulbifer pacificus genome:
AAATCCAGTACCGGCACACCGATATTGCCGCCCACCCTGACGCTTACACCGGCAGCCTCAGCCATCAGCCCCACCACGGTGGTGACGGTGGTCTTACCGTTGGAGCCGGTAATGGCGATGACCTTGGGCGCGGGCTCAGCGTTTACCAGCGCGCGCGCGAACAGTTCGATATCACCCACTACCGGGATACCTGCGGCCACCGCCGCAGCAATCGCGGGCTCTGCCACACCGATACCGGGACTCGCGATGATCTCGCTCGCTGCCAGCAGGGTTTCCGGATTCAGCGGGCCGCACTCTACGGATACTTGCGGGAATTCCTTGCGGAAGGCCTCCAGTGCCGGCGGCGTATCGCGGCTGTCCACCACAACCGGAGAGAAACCCTGGCTCAGCAGAAAGCGCACCACCGACTGCCCGGTAGCGCCCATTCCGATCACCACTTTTTTCTCTGAGGTTGCGATGAGGTTCATTCGTTCTTTTCTGTTCTTTAACTATCTATTTCTATTTCTTCTTAGCGAATCTTCAGGGTCGCCAGGCCAGCCAGCACCAGGACCACGGTAATGATCCAGAAGCGCACAATCACCCGCGGCTCCGGCCAGCCTTTCAGTTCAAAATGGTGGTGCAGTGGCGCCATACGGAAAATACGTTTGCCCGTCAGTTTGAATGATGCCACTTGCAGGATTACGGACACGGTTTCCATCACGAACACCCCGCCCATGATGAACAGCACGATTTCGTGACGGGTGATCACCGCGATAATGCCCAGTGCCGCACCCAGCGCCAGTGCACCCACATCCCCCATAAATACCTGCGCGGGATAGGTGTTGAACCACAGGAACCCGAGCCCGGCCCCACCCAGGGCGGCACAGAACACCGCCAGCTCGCCGGCACCGGAAATGGACGGAATATGCAAGTAGGTAGCGAACTCCACATGTCCCACCAGATAGGCGATCACGCCGAGCGCACCGCCGACCATGACAGACGGCATGATGGCGAGACCGTCTAGGCCATCAGTAAGGTTGACGGCGTTACTGGAGCCCACCACCACGAAATAAGTCAGCAGAATGAAGGAAACCGGTCCCAGATTGATCGCCACATCCTTGAAGAAAGGCACGAACAATTGGGTCTCTGCCGGCGAAGTGGCCGTCATAAAGAGGTAAATCGCCGCACCAAGGCCGGCGACCGACTGCCAGAAATATTTCCAGCGTGCGATCAGGCCACGAGAGTTTTTCTCCACCACTTTCTTGTAGTCGTCCACGAAACCCACGGCGCCGAACACGAAAGTTACCAGCAGAGTCACCCACACCAGCCGGTTACTGAGATCGGACCACAGCAGCGACGAGGAAAAGATCGCGGCGAGAATCAGCGTACCACCCATAGTGGGTGTACCTGATTTACTCAGATGGGATTGGGGGCCATCGTCGCGCACCGCCTGTCCCACCTGCAGCCGATTGAGCCAGGTGATCATGCGCGGGCCTACCAGCAGGGAAATACCCAGCGCCGTCAGCGCGCTCAGAATCGCGCGTACGGTAAGGTAGTTGAACAGCGAAAAGCCCTTCACATAGTTCTGTAAGAGTTCAGCCAGCCAAAGCAGCATTTTTTTACCTTTTAATGATTCCCGTTGGTGAGTGCCTGCACTACCAGTTCCATGCGCGCACTGCGGGAACCTTTCACCAGCACAGTGGTGTTTCCATCCAGTTCCGGCGCCAGCGCCTGTATCAGGGCTTCGCGCTCGGAAAAATTCCGTTGTACATGTTGCCGACCAGCGGCAAATTCGATACTCGCGGCGGCACTCAGGGTGCCGAGGGTAAACAGCTGATCAATACCGCGCTCCCGCGCCAGCTTGCCCATATCGCGGTGGGCCTTATCCGCCTCCGGACCCAGCTCCGCCATATCTCCCAACACCAGAATTTTCTTGCCAGTGCGCTGCGCCAGCAGCTCTATGGCGGCGCTGACAGAACCCGGATTGGCGTTGTAGCTGTCGTCGATCACCACCGCGCCGTCTTTTCCGCTGAGCGACTGCATACGACCGCCGACACCGGCCAGCGCACTGAGGCCCGTGGCAATTTCGACAACCGGCAGACCGGCGGCGTAGGCGCAACCGGCGGCAACCAACGCGTTGTGAACATTGTGTTCACCAAGCAGTTGCAGCTGCACCGGATGGGTCACACCTTCCACCACCAGATCGAAGGACGCACAACCGCGCGCATCGAGTTCAATATTGTCCGCGTGCACCGCGCACTGGTGACCAAAGCCAACTTCCAGCGTGCGCACACCTTCCGGCATTTCGCCGCGCCAGTAGTCCGCGTAGTTGTCGTCCGCGTTCAGTACCGCCACCGCGCCCGGTTCGAGACTGGTGTAGATCTGGCCCTTGGCGGTGGCGATGCCATCGACGGAGCCAAACCCTTCCACATGCGCGGGCATTACGTTGTTGACCGCGGTAATCCCCGGTTTGGCAATGCCACACAGATAACCGATTTCATTCGGACCGCTCGCGCCCATTTCCACGATCAGCACCTGGTGCTGCGGCGCGAGGGAAAACAGGGTCATGGGTACGCCGAAGTGATTGTTCAGGTTGCCGCGGGTGACGCACACGCGGTGATGCTGACCAAAGATCGACGCCAGCATTTCCTTTACCGTGGTTTTGCCACAGGAACCGGTGATGCCGATCACCGGGCCATCAAACTGTTCGCGACACAGACGCCCGATCTGCCCCAGGGCAATCGTGGTGTCCGCCACCAGCCACTGCGGCAGTGATGAATCCACGATGGCCTTTTCGGTAACCACGCCCAGCACCTTGCCGTCGATGTCCGCGAGAAAATCGTGCGCGTCGAAGGTCTCTCCCCGCAGTGCAACAAACAGCGCACCCGCGCCCAGCTTGCGGGTATCGGTACATACGGCATCAAAGGTTACCGAGCCGTTGATCAGCTCGCCGCCGAAACGCTGTTGCAGTTGTTGCAGGGAAATGGGGGCGATCATTGGCGACTGGCCTCCACTTCTCCGGTGGCCCGCCGTGCGAGCGCGGCTGCAGCCTGTTCACGATCGCAGAAATGCAGTTTCTGGCCGGCGATCAGCTGGTAGTCCTCGTGGCCCTTGCCGGCGATCAGCACGGTGTCGCCAGCGGCAGCATGGGTAATCGCATGGCGGATGGCCTCGGCGCGATCCACTTTTACCGTGCAGCCCTCGCCGCTGGCACCGCCGTCGATACCTTCGAGAATGCCGTCGATGATCGACTGCGGATCCTCACTGCGCGGATTGTCGCTGGTGACGACGGTGAAATCTGCAAGTTCCGAAGCAATCCGCCCCATGGGAGCGCGCTTGCCGGTATCGCGATCGCCGCCGCAGCCGAACACACACCAGAGCTTGCCGCGGCAGTAGGGACGCGCCGCTTCCAGAGCCGCGCGCAGTGCATCCGGCGTGTGGGCGTAGTCCACCAGCACGCTGACATCTTCGGCGCCATCTTCACGGATAGAGACCCGCTCCATGCGACCGGGCACCGGCAGGATGTGCGGAAACGCCGCGAGAATATCCGCAAGCGGCATACCCGCAGCGGCCGCCGCAGCGACAACCGCCAGTGCATTGTGAATATTGAAGTCGCCGATCAATGGCGCGTGCAGCTCGCCCTCGCCCCAGGGGGTAATCAGGTGTACCGAGAAGCCGCTGTCGAGGCGCTTCAGGTTGCGTACCTGCACGTCGCCCGCCTGCAGGCCATAGGTAATGACCTTCACTCCGCGCAACTTGCAGCGCTCCACCATCTGCGCGCCAAAGGGATCGTCGATATTGATGATGCCGCGCTTCAGTTTCGGCAGTCCGAAGAGCTTTTCCTTGGCAGCACCGTAGGCGGCCATGTTGCCGTGGTAATCCAGATGATCGCGGGTGAGGTTGGTAAATACTGCGGTATCGAATACCAGTCCGTGCACCCGTCCCTGCGACAGGGAATGGGACGAAACCTCCATCGCCGCCGCGCGTGCGCCCTGCGCGTAGAACGCGGCGTAATCCGCCTGCAGGCGCACGGGATCGGGCGTGGTCAGCCCGGTTTCTTCCAGGCTGATTGTTCCGTCTTTCCACACCCCATTGCCGATGGTGCCCATCACCGCGGCGCTGCCGAAATGGCGCGCCAGCAGTTGCGAGGTCAGGAAAGCACAGGTGGACTTACCATTGGTACCGGTCACACCCACCAGATACATGGACTCGGTCGGGTGGCCGTAAAAACGCGCGGCGATTTCGCCCACCCGCGCGGCGAGACCAGGCACGGTAATTACCTGAACGCCGTTGCGTTCTTCGCTGCCGAGAGTTTCCCCATCGGCCAGCACTGCGGCGGCGCCCCGTGCGATGGCGGCATCGATGTACTGGCGGCCGTCCACCTGGGTGCCGCGCAGCGCCATAAATACGTCGCCGGTTTTGACCTGGCGGCTGTCCAGGGCCACACCGGTGACCTGAATATCGGGTATGCCCGCGTACCCCGGTACCAGGGCGGACAGGGTGGCGGTGCGATCTTGCATTGGGTTGCGCTGGGTCACGACGCTGTACCTCTCTCGTCGAGCTGCTTCGCCAGCTGTTGCTCAGCGGGCGCAATTTCTTCCGGCGGCACCTGCAAAAGTCGCATGGCGCCGGTCATGACTTTTCCAAATACCGGTGCGGCGACTTCGCCACCGGAGTATTTGACCGTGCTGGGCTCTTCGATTACGACCACAGCCGCAAGCCGCGGGTTCTCTGCAGGCGCAAAACCGGCAAATACCGAGCGATAGCGACTATCGGCATAGCCTTCACTGCCCACCTTGTGCACAGTGCCGGTCTTGCCGGCCACACGGTATCCCTCCACCGCGGCGCGCTTGCCGGTGCCGACGGAGCTGATCACTGTTTCCAGCATCGCGGTTACTTCCCGCGCCAGTTTCGGCTCGACAACCCGCTCCGCCTCGGCCGCCTGTTTACCCGGTTCCATAATGAGGGAAACCGGGCGCTTGAGCCCGGCGTTGGCGACCACACTGTAGGCCTGGGCCAACTGCACGGCGTTCACTGTTAAACCGTAGCCGAAGGCAAAGTTGGCCAGCTCAATGGGGTGCCAGCGTGTGCGGCTGGGTAGTATCCCCGGAGCCTCCCCCGGGAACCCGGTGCCGACCGCTTCTCCGAGCCCCATCCGGTAAAAAAGTTCACGCAGGGTTTCCGGCTCCAGATCCATCGCCACCTTGGTGATTCCCACCTGACTGGACTTGGTAATCACCTTGGTCAGGTCGATCAGGCCGTAGTTCACCGGGTCCAGCAGGGTTTTCCCCGGCAGGCGGATATAGCCCGGGCTGGTGTTGATCGGTGTATGCGGCTGGTAGCGGCCACTCTCCAGTGCCGCCAGTGCGGTCAGCGGTTTAACCGTGGAGCCCGGTTCGAACTGGTCGATCAGCGCGCGATTGCGCATTGCCGCAGCCTTCACGCCCTGGCGATTGTTCGGGTTGAACGAGGGCTGATTGGCCATCGCCAACACATCGCCGCTGCGAGTATCCAGAATGACCATATAGCCAGCAGCGGCGCCGTTGTCCGCCACTGCCTTCTTTAATTCCCGATAGGCGAGGTATTGCAGGCGCATATCGATGGTGAGCTGCATGTCGCGCCCCGGACGCGCCTCCTGCTTCACCGCCAGATCCTGCACCGTACGCCCTTTCAGATCCTTTACTACCTGGCGCTTGCCGGGCTCGCCGGCAAGGGACTGCTCATAGGCGAGCTCAAGCCCTTCCTGACCGCGATCGTCAATATTAGTAAAGCCCAGCAACTGGGCGGTGACCTCACCGGCGGGGTAAAAACGGCGGTATTCCTTCTTGCTGTATACCCCGGCCAGATCCAGAGCCAGCACCTTTTGCGCCTGCTCCGGCGTCATATGGCGCTGCAGGTACATGAACCCCTTGTTGCGGTACTTTTCCAGACGCTTGGCAAATTGCGCTGCGGGCGTTCCCAAGGCGGACGCCAGTGCGCGCAGCTCCTGCTCGGAAGCTTCTTTCAGCAGTTGCGGGTTGGCCCAGATGGTCTGAACCGGTGTGCTGACCGCCAGCAGTTCACCGTTGCGGTCGACGATGGAGCCGCGATAGGCGGCAATTTCTTCGGTGCGGATGGTGCGGGCGCGCCCCTGATCCTGCAGGAAGCGGTAACCCTTATCCTGCTCCGGCAGCACCTGCAGACCAGCGAGGTGCACCACCAGAGCCACGGCGAGCAGGCACAGCATGCCGGCCACCAGCGCGAAGCGCCAGCGGGCAATACCCGGCTGTGGTTGCTGTTTTTTCACTGCGCCCATGGCAGATCCCTGTCCCTACCCTGTTTTTATCGATTCGGCACCCCTTCCTGCGGCCGTGCCTTTTTGCTTTTTTCGTATTCCGGTTGCCTAACGGAGCTAAAGCGGCGTCAACGCCCGGAGGGCACCAGCACCCGCTCCGCCGGTGTCGGAGCACGCATATCCAGCTCCTCCCGGGCCACCTGCTCGATACGGCTGTAGGCCGACCAGGCCCCGCGCTCCAGCAGCAGTCGCTCCTGCTCGTAGCGCAGCTCATCGCGATGACGCTGCGCCTGCCCCAGCTGCGCGGTTAACGCCCGGCTCTGCTGGGTGGTGTGCACTACCCCGAGGGCCGACATCATCACCAACCCCCACAGGCACACCAGCAATAATCTGTTTCCGCTCACCGTGCGCTATCCCAGGCGCTCGGCAATGCGCATTACCGCGCTGCGTGAGCGCACGTTTTCACCTACTTCCTGCGCCTCGGCCTTGACCGCCTTGCCCACGGAACGCAGGGTCTTGTGAATCTGGCTGTCCATCACCGGCAGCCCGCGAGGCAGCTGTGGCCCCTTCTCCTGTTCGCGAATAAACCGCTTTACCATGCGGTCTTCCAGTGAGTGGAAGCTGATCACCACCAGGCGACCACCCGGCTTCAGCAGTGCCAGCGACTTTTCCAGCGCCTGCTGCAGATCGTCCAGCTCGCCGTTCACATGAATACGGATCGCCTGGAACACACGAGTGGACGGGTGCTTGCCCTTCTCCCAGGCGGGATTGGCCGCCTTGACCACTTCCGCCAGATCCAGGGTGCGCTCAAATGGCCTCTCCACCCGGCGGCGCACGATGGCGGCAGCCATGCGGCGCGCAAAACGCTCTTCGCCGTACTCCTTGAAGACCCGCGCCAGCTCGGCCTCGGATTCACTGTTGACCCAGTCGGCCGCACTGATACCGCGACTGGTGTCCATGCGCATATCCAGCGGGCCGTCCTGCATAAAGCTGAAGCCGCGTTCGGGCTGGTCCAGCTGCGGCGAGGACACTCCCAGGTCCAGAAGGATTCCGGTTACCTGACCAGCCATGCCTGCGGCGGCCTGATCCATATCCGCGAAAGACCCGTGCCAGATCTCGAAGCGCGGCTCGCCGCCAAAGCGGCTGTGGGCAAATTCGATGGCTTGTGGGTCCTTGTCCACCGCCAGCAGCCGACCGGCTTCGCCGAGCCGCTCCAGCACCAGCGCACTGTGACCACCGCGACCGAAAGTCCCATCGATATAAAAGCCGTCCGGGTCCACCACCAGGGCGTCCACAGCCTCGCGCAACAACACACTGCGATGCAGTTCCTGGGACACCCGATGCTCTCCTGTGATTGTCAAAAATTCGTTTGTGCGGCCACTTGTTCACCCGCCACTTACAGGGAAAGGGAGGCCATTTCCTCCGGCATGTCGCCGTCCCCCTCGCTGTCGTCGAGCCACGACATCCAGCGATCCTCACTCCAGAGTTCCAGCTTCTTGCCCTGCCCCACCAGCATCAGCTTCTTCTCCAGCCCCGCGTACTCGCGCAGGGTCGGCGGAATCAGCACGCGGCCGTTGGCATCCACCTGCAATTCACAGGCGTAGCCGATCAGCAGCCGCTGAGCGCGACGCGCCACCTTGTTGAAACTGGACAGCGCCTCAATCTTAGGCAAAATTTCGCGCCACTGTGGTTCAGGATAGACGAGCAGGCAGCGCTCTTCCGTATGCGCAGTAACGACCAGGCGTCCACCACAATCTTCCAGCAGCGAGTCCCTAACTCGCGCCGGAATTGCCAGACGCCCTTTGGCGTCCATGTTGATTGCGTGACTTCCCAGATACATGGATCGGGTTCTTTGTTTGCTCTGGCTGCGTGTTATTTGTGCAAAGTGAAATCCGTGTGATTTGCCCCGATGAAGCGTGATTAACCACTCACAACCACTTCAACCCCACCGAGACCCACAATTTTCCACTTTTCTCCACTTGGGACACTATAAATCTGGGTGGCGTAAAGTCAAGGAAATACACAGCACGTAAAGGTAAAAAACCCAGTAATTTCGCGGCCTACAGGCGAAGTGTTCACATTTCACCCAGAGGCGCCGGCGAGCAAATGCACAACAGAGCAAGTACTTACTTTGGCAAGCTGACAAGTTACTTTAACTTTGTACGGGAGCTCGCTGATGGGCAAAGAATTGGCATAAAGTGAGCGGGCGCTTACGGACTGCCGCCACCCTGGCACACCCCGTGGGAGCCGGAATGGAATGCAGCGGCAACACGAAACCAGCCGTCAGGCGGGCTGCATAGAACGAGGAAGCATATAAAAATCAGCTTTTATTATTTTTAATGGAATTCAAGTCCCTGTAGCTTTGCGCTATCCGACAACCAGCAGGAATCCGGCCATGGGCTTTTCAGCAGGACTGAGCACACAGACATCCCCCTCCCGCACCTTTCATCACGGTGCGGATCTGGACGCGCTCAACCAGCGTTTCAAATCCAGCAAGCCCAGCGAAATCATGGCATTCACCATCGCCGAGGCGGAAAACCCGGTGGTATTCACCAACTTCCGCCCGCTGGCCATTGCCTTCCTGCATCTGGTCACGCGCGCCAAACCGGACATCCCGGTGATCTGGGTGGACCACGGCTACAACACCCCGGAAACCTACCGTCACATCGAGAAGGTCATCAAGCTGCTGAATCTGAACCTGCACACCTTTTCGCCAAAAATGTCGGCCGCTCACTACAACGCGGTTTACGGCGGCATCCCTCCGCTGGATACCCCGGAACACGACTTCTTTTCGCGCACCGTCAAACTGGAACCCTTCAACCGCGCCATGCAGGAGCTGAAGCCCGATGTGTGGCTGAACGGCATCCGCCACGACCAGAATGCCCATCGCCAGGGACTGGATATTTTCACCAAAGGCAACCACGGCACCATCCGCGTAGCACCGATGTTTCACCTCAAGGAAATTGACGTCGAAGAGTATGTGTACGACAACGACCTGCCGGACAACGACGTGTACTTTGATCCAACCAAAGGGGAAGAGCACAGAGAATGCGGGCTACTGCTGCAGAAATAATCCGCAAGCCCGCTGCGACACTGAAACCAGCCAACCAGCGGCGTGAGCGCCGCGGTTGCCAGGCATCTGGAATTAGGTGAGTCAACCGATAAGCCGGGTTCTGTCGAGGACAATCATTCATCTGGGATGTGTGTCACCACACACCTCAAGCGACCTACCCGCCCTCAGTGCGGGTCACACCTATAGAGGGCCTATTTGGTCTTGCTCCGAACGGGGTTTACCGTGCCACGAACTGTTACCAGTCGCGCGGTGCGCTCTTACCGCACCCTTTCACCCTTACCTGTGCCTCGAAAGGCCATCGGCGGTCTACTCTCTGCTGCACTTTCCGTAGGCTCGCGCCCCCCAGGCGTTACCTGGCGTCCCACCCTATGGAGCCCGGACTTTCCTCCACCGCACCACCCGAAAGCGGCGCAACAGCGATTGTCTGGCTGACTCGGCGCGAAGGTTAATAACCACTGACGCCAGATGCAAGCGCTAAACGGTGCCCGCAGCTACTTCTGCTCCAGCGACCAGTTGTACAGCAGCTTTTTGTTCACCCCGGTGATCTCCGCCGCTACCGCCGCCGCGCGCTTGGGCGGCAGCTCGGCCAACAACAGATTCATCACCCGCTCCGACTCCGCGTCCAGCTCGGAGGCCCTGGCCTCGTCCGCCCCCCGCACCAACAGCACTATCTCACCCCGCTGCTGGTTGCTGTCGGCGCGCACCCACTCCACCAGCTCCGCCAGCGGCAGCAGATGGATGGTTTCGAATGCCTTGGTGAGTTCGCGGGCGATCACCGCTTCGCGGGTATCACCAAAGCTCTGGCGCATGGCCTCCAGGGTGTCCAGCACCCGGTGCGGCGCCTCGTAAAACACCATGGTGCGGGTTTCCCCCACCAGCGCCTGCAGGGCTTTCTCCCGAGCCAGCGATTTGGCGGGCAGAAAACCCTCGAAGGTAAAGCGGTCGCTGGGCAGACCGGCGGCGGACAGCGCCGCGACAAATGCACAGGGGCCGGGAATAGGTACCACCGCAAAGCCGCGCTCGCGAGCTTCCCGCACCAGCCGGTAGCCGGGATCGGAAATCAACGGGGTACCCGCATCGGAGATAAGTGCCACGGTCTGTCCCTGCTGTAAGCGCTCGAGAATCTTCTCGGTGCGCTGGTCGTCCGAATGGTCGTGGTAGGCCACCAGCGGTGAATCGATGGAAAAGTGCGAAAAAAGTCTCTGACTGTGACGAGTGTCCTCCGCAGCCACCAGATCCGCGGATTGTAGAACTTCGACGGCTCGCGGTACCATATCCGCCAAATTGCCAATGGGCGTCGCGACGATATAAAGCACCGCTTTATCCAGCCCCATAGTTCACTCCAGAATAAGTTTTGTGGGAGAAGAATATGTCCGCCCTGTACCGGCGCATCCCCTTCATCATTCATAGTCTCGCTGCCGGCGCCCTGGCGCTGTCCGTGGCCGGATGCCAGACCCCGAGCAGCGAGCCAAACGCGCAGATCCCTGCAGATAGCGGCAATTTCGCTACTGCTAGCCGGCAAAATGCTATCCGCCTGCTCAACAGTGCACGCCAACTGCCATCGCCGGCAAAGGATCAGGCACAGCTGCAGGCGGCCGCCATTCTATACACTCTGGGCGATAACGCGACGGCCCGGCAAGCGGCCAGCACTATCGACGCCGAGCAGCTGACGGACCCCGAGTACGCCCGCTACGCCCAGGTCTACGGTGGTGCACTGGCCGCGGAGGATGACTTTTTCACCGCCCTCGATCTGGTCAGCGCCCCGCGACTGGAACAGGCCTGGTACCAGATTCCCGCCGAAACCGCACTGCCGCTGCGTGTGCTGCGCGCGGATCTGTGGAACCTGATGGGCGACATCGACAGCGGTATCGCCGAGCGCCAGCGCATCGCCACCCTGGCGCGGGAAGATGACGCCATCTCCCGCAACAACGACGGCCTGTGGCAACTGCTTACCCAGCTGCCCTCCAGCGAGCTGCGTCAGCGCGCGGAAGAAACCCTGGATCCGAAAATGCGTGCCTGGTACCAACTGGCGCTGCTCGGTCGCGATACCCAGGCGGACATAAGCACCCAGCTCACCGCACTGAGCCGCTGGCGCCAGCAGTGGCCGGGCCACACCGCGGTCAGCCATCCGCCCCAGGCACTGCAATTGCTGGAGCGCGTGGCATCCCAACGCGCGCAGAATGTCGCTCTACTGCTGCCGCTATCCGGCCCCCTGGGCTCCGCTGGTCGCGCCATCCGCGACGGATTCATGGCGGCCTACTACAGCGCGTTGGATGCGGGCGTCCCCACACCGCAGGTACAGGTGTACGACACCGGCACAGCACAGGCGTTTGACGAAATCTACCAGACCGCTGTCAACAACGGCGCCCAGGCCATTGTCGGCCCGCTGGATAAGGACAAAGTGGCCAACCTGCTGGCCACAGAAAAACTGCCCGTCCCTACCCTGGCGCTGAATTATGGCGATGAGGGCCGCCTTACCGACGACCTGGTACAGTTCGGCCTCGCGATTGAGGATGAAGCCCGCCAGGTCGCCCAGCAGGCCTATCGCCAGGGCCACCGCCAGGCGATGATCCTGGCCCCGGAGTCCAGCTGGGGACAACGCGGCCTTGAGGCCTTTACCGCAGAGTGGAACAATCTCGGCGGTACCATCAGTATCAGCCGCAATTACACCGACAGCAGCAATTTCTCCCAGCTGGTAAGCGAAGCGCTGCTGATTTCCGAAAGCAAGAGCCGTGAGGCGGAGCTGCGCCGCAAACTGGCATCCCCGCTCAAGTTCACCCCGCGTCGCCGCGGCGACGTGGATATGCTGTTCGTGCTGGCCCAGCCGCAGCAGGCGCGCCAGATCAAACCGATGCTGTCGTACTTCTACGCCGGTGAACTGCCGGTGTTCTCCACGTCGCAGGTATTTGCCGGCAACGTCGATCCGCAACGCGACCGCGACCTTAACGGCGTGCGCTTCACCGCGCTGCCGTGGTTGTTTGAGGACGACAATCAGACCAAACGCAATATCGTTAAACAGGCGGACCCGGCACCGGCTTTCGCGCGCCTCTACGCGCTCGGCGCCGATGCGTTCCGCCTGTACCCGCGCCTGCCAATGCTGCGCCAGTTCCCCAACCAACGAGTGTACGGACTCACCGGCTCGCTCAGCCTGACAGCCGATGGCCGTATTGTACGCGAGCAGATTTGGGCAAAGATCGACCAGGGCAAACCAGTGCCCATCACCACCTCTGCGAGCGAAACGCCGCTCACCGATGACAGCGTGCGCGCAGATTGATCCAGGCAGGCAGCAACAAGAATTAGATCGCGTCGAAAATTAACCGACGCACTGAAAATCCATAGAAAGGGAATTCCATGGATACCACGAGTATTGGCAACCAGATGGAAGCACTGGCGGAGCGGCACCTCACCGGTGCCGGCCTGCGCATTGTCGAGCGGAATTTCCGCGGTCGCTTTGGCGAAATAGACCTGATTGCCCGCGATGGCGCCACGCTGGTGTTTATCGAAGTGCGCTTCCGGCGCAACCGCAATTTTGGCGGCGCCGGTGTATCCGTTGACTATCGCAAGCAGAAAAAACTGCTCGCCACCGCCAACGGCTACCTGCAATATCGCCGGCTCGACTGTCCCTGCCGGTTTGATGTGATCTGCATCGAACAGGATAAAATCGCCGGCTCACTGAAAGTCGACTGGATAAAAAATGCCTTCGGGCAATAGGCTCACCCAAAGGAAACCTCAGAACAGATGGAACAGCGCGTTGTAACCCTGTTTCACCGCAGCATTGAAGCAACCATGAATGCCGGTGAACTTTTGGCACCTTTGATTGCCGAAGCCAGCGAAATGATCGTGCACACGCTGCTCGCAGAAAACAAATTGCTGATCTGTGGCAACGGGCTCAGCGGCGCGCTCGCGCAGAGTTTCTCCGCACAGCTGATGGGCGGGTTCGAACGCGAGCGCCCCGGGCTGCCGGCACTGGCTCTGAATGGCGACGCCATCACCACCGGCACCGTGGCCCGCAATCACGGCCGCGCCGAATCTTACGCCCGCCAGGTCCGCGCCCTCGGTCACCCCGGTGATCTGCTGGTGATCATCAGCACCGATGGCCGCGACTCCAATCTGGTACAAGCGATTCGCGCAGCCCACGACCGCGACATGGGTGTGCTGGCACTGACCGGTGGCGAGGGCGAAGGCGACTGCACCGCGCTGCTGGATGTGCACGATATCGAGCTGCATGTACCCTCCGAGGTTCCCTCCGAGGTACACCAGGTACACATGCTCACCCTTTTCTG
Encoded here:
- a CDS encoding UDP-N-acetylmuramoyl-tripeptide--D-alanyl-D-alanine ligase — translated: MIAPISLQQLQQRFGGELINGSVTFDAVCTDTRKLGAGALFVALRGETFDAHDFLADIDGKVLGVVTEKAIVDSSLPQWLVADTTIALGQIGRLCREQFDGPVIGITGSCGKTTVKEMLASIFGQHHRVCVTRGNLNNHFGVPMTLFSLAPQHQVLIVEMGASGPNEIGYLCGIAKPGITAVNNVMPAHVEGFGSVDGIATAKGQIYTSLEPGAVAVLNADDNYADYWRGEMPEGVRTLEVGFGHQCAVHADNIELDARGCASFDLVVEGVTHPVQLQLLGEHNVHNALVAAGCAYAAGLPVVEIATGLSALAGVGGRMQSLSGKDGAVVIDDSYNANPGSVSAAIELLAQRTGKKILVLGDMAELGPEADKAHRDMGKLARERGIDQLFTLGTLSAAASIEFAAGRQHVQRNFSEREALIQALAPELDGNTTVLVKGSRSARMELVVQALTNGNH
- the mraY gene encoding phospho-N-acetylmuramoyl-pentapeptide-transferase: MLLWLAELLQNYVKGFSLFNYLTVRAILSALTALGISLLVGPRMITWLNRLQVGQAVRDDGPQSHLSKSGTPTMGGTLILAAIFSSSLLWSDLSNRLVWVTLLVTFVFGAVGFVDDYKKVVEKNSRGLIARWKYFWQSVAGLGAAIYLFMTATSPAETQLFVPFFKDVAINLGPVSFILLTYFVVVGSSNAVNLTDGLDGLAIMPSVMVGGALGVIAYLVGHVEFATYLHIPSISGAGELAVFCAALGGAGLGFLWFNTYPAQVFMGDVGALALGAALGIIAVITRHEIVLFIMGGVFVMETVSVILQVASFKLTGKRIFRMAPLHHHFELKGWPEPRVIVRFWIITVVLVLAGLATLKIR
- the ftsL gene encoding cell division protein FtsL; the encoded protein is MSGNRLLLVCLWGLVMMSALGVVHTTQQSRALTAQLGQAQRHRDELRYEQERLLLERGAWSAYSRIEQVAREELDMRAPTPAERVLVPSGR
- a CDS encoding UDP-N-acetylmuramoyl-L-alanyl-D-glutamate--2,6-diaminopimelate ligase translates to MQDRTATLSALVPGYAGIPDIQVTGVALDSRQVKTGDVFMALRGTQVDGRQYIDAAIARGAAAVLADGETLGSEERNGVQVITVPGLAARVGEIAARFYGHPTESMYLVGVTGTNGKSTCAFLTSQLLARHFGSAAVMGTIGNGVWKDGTISLEETGLTTPDPVRLQADYAAFYAQGARAAAMEVSSHSLSQGRVHGLVFDTAVFTNLTRDHLDYHGNMAAYGAAKEKLFGLPKLKRGIINIDDPFGAQMVERCKLRGVKVITYGLQAGDVQVRNLKRLDSGFSVHLITPWGEGELHAPLIGDFNIHNALAVVAAAAAAGMPLADILAAFPHILPVPGRMERVSIREDGAEDVSVLVDYAHTPDALRAALEAARPYCRGKLWCVFGCGGDRDTGKRAPMGRIASELADFTVVTSDNPRSEDPQSIIDGILEGIDGGASGEGCTVKVDRAEAIRHAITHAAAGDTVLIAGKGHEDYQLIAGQKLHFCDREQAAAALARRATGEVEASRQ
- a CDS encoding peptidoglycan D,D-transpeptidase FtsI family protein, with the protein product MGAVKKQQPQPGIARWRFALVAGMLCLLAVALVVHLAGLQVLPEQDKGYRFLQDQGRARTIRTEEIAAYRGSIVDRNGELLAVSTPVQTIWANPQLLKEASEQELRALASALGTPAAQFAKRLEKYRNKGFMYLQRHMTPEQAQKVLALDLAGVYSKKEYRRFYPAGEVTAQLLGFTNIDDRGQEGLELAYEQSLAGEPGKRQVVKDLKGRTVQDLAVKQEARPGRDMQLTIDMRLQYLAYRELKKAVADNGAAAGYMVILDTRSGDVLAMANQPSFNPNNRQGVKAAAMRNRALIDQFEPGSTVKPLTALAALESGRYQPHTPINTSPGYIRLPGKTLLDPVNYGLIDLTKVITKSSQVGITKVAMDLEPETLRELFYRMGLGEAVGTGFPGEAPGILPSRTRWHPIELANFAFGYGLTVNAVQLAQAYSVVANAGLKRPVSLIMEPGKQAAEAERVVEPKLAREVTAMLETVISSVGTGKRAAVEGYRVAGKTGTVHKVGSEGYADSRYRSVFAGFAPAENPRLAAVVVIEEPSTVKYSGGEVAAPVFGKVMTGAMRLLQVPPEEIAPAEQQLAKQLDERGTAS